The Williamsoniiplasma somnilux genome includes a window with the following:
- a CDS encoding M48 family metallopeptidase — translation MSEIKKSIQVSGHKVNYFIRYGQQKNIILRVKEGKIYISAPVRASQWEIDELIYKNYHKINKVQNNYEVQSKYDFFASKPWIKIFDQQIEVILVEENIHTKMANNVIFMKNYYNNDEQIAKLYTFLAKQYKNWFNNRSSQWAQQMGLEYKNLSIKVMNMKWGVCYPTHSKIIFNTKLLHFKPEIIDYVIVHELSHLRFANHSRDFWYLVAQYLSNYKELSNVLDKSGI, via the coding sequence ATGTCAGAAATAAAAAAAAGTATACAGGTCAGTGGACACAAAGTTAATTATTTTATTCGCTATGGACAACAAAAGAATATTATTTTAAGAGTTAAGGAAGGTAAGATTTATATTTCAGCTCCTGTACGTGCTTCTCAATGAGAAATCGATGAATTGATCTATAAGAATTATCACAAAATCAACAAAGTGCAAAATAATTATGAAGTTCAATCTAAATATGATTTTTTTGCTAGCAAGCCATGAATTAAAATTTTTGATCAACAAATCGAAGTTATACTTGTTGAGGAGAATATCCATACTAAAATGGCAAATAATGTGATTTTTATGAAGAACTACTATAACAATGATGAGCAAATTGCTAAACTTTACACTTTTTTAGCAAAGCAATACAAAAATTGATTTAACAACCGCAGTTCACAATGAGCACAACAAATGGGCTTAGAGTATAAAAATTTATCAATTAAAGTTATGAATATGAAATGGGGTGTTTGTTATCCGACACACTCAAAAATAATTTTTAATACTAAATTATTACACTTTAAACCAGAAATCATTGACTATGTTATTGTTCATGAGTTATCGCATTTACGATTTGCAAATCACTCTCGCGATTTTTGATATTTGGTCGCTCAATATTTGTCAAATTATAAAGAATTATCAAATGTTTTAGACAAATCTGGTATTTAA
- a CDS encoding vitamin B12-dependent ribonucleotide reductase, whose protein sequence is MYNEKIISNLNEDIKTHFKNIFPIEKNYKLHFEGVSRMVMLDRYSQKDETLKTLKVGDIVLTIIKEDPNYPSRGIGRVIEIRNDGKCLIDVEDQYLNNISDDLKADKNVPNLILKNKQTLSKPIELYYEQIAKRVGSHLGTGESNEIINAFVHELMELNFVPAGRVLYGAGSNKEVTYFNCYVMPMPKDSREGIAKHREEAAEIMSRGGGVGTNGSTLRPKGSPALSVGGSSSGAVSWLNDLSQLTHLIEQGGSRRGAQMIMLADWHPDVIEFIISKMQNVNSLQFIKQNFRSELILNEVNKKITFKPFDANERNVYENIIQHKQNFDEKFIKDIEKKLYSGGTYEVVDSKFLTGANISIAISDKFMEAVENNLEWEFMFPDNLNFTPEQKKFYDEKWHEIGNVFEWEALGYPVKKHSKISARELYKLINFCATYSAEPGIFFLDRANKMTNAQGYGQKVVCTNPCGEQPLAPYSVCNLGAINLSNFVNKSTKEILFNKLKETVKTAVRMQDNIIDATPYFLEQNKKQALGERRIGLGVMGLHDMLIWAGVKYGSQEGNKIVDEVFKTITVTAYETSIALAKEKGVFPFLVDRQKFIQSGFMKSMPKHIQDGIVEFGLRNSHLITVAPTGSTGTMVGCSTGLEPYFAFTYFRSGRLGKFMEVKAPIVEQWLNYNPEFINKQLPNMFVNAMSLSPTEHADVQCIIQRWVDSSISKTVNAPKGYTVSQVEEIYSYLYKNGAKGGTVYVDGSRDTQVLSLEKEENLFEEEFTKKGVGLQEHTISETPKNIGSEIGDTCPVCELGTLIDSGGCVTCNNCNAQVKCGL, encoded by the coding sequence ATGTATAATGAAAAAATAATTAGCAATTTAAATGAAGACATCAAAACTCACTTCAAAAATATTTTTCCAATTGAGAAAAATTATAAATTGCATTTTGAAGGTGTCTCAAGAATGGTTATGTTAGACCGTTATTCTCAAAAAGACGAAACTTTAAAAACTTTAAAAGTTGGAGACATTGTCTTGACAATAATTAAAGAAGATCCAAACTATCCTTCACGTGGAATTGGGCGTGTTATTGAAATCAGAAATGATGGTAAATGTTTAATTGATGTTGAAGACCAATATTTAAATAATATTTCAGATGATTTAAAAGCAGATAAAAATGTTCCAAATTTAATTTTGAAAAATAAACAAACTCTTTCAAAACCAATAGAACTTTATTATGAACAAATTGCTAAACGTGTAGGTTCTCATTTGGGAACAGGTGAAAGCAATGAGATAATTAATGCTTTTGTTCATGAACTTATGGAATTAAACTTTGTGCCAGCAGGTCGTGTTTTGTATGGAGCTGGTTCAAATAAAGAAGTTACTTACTTTAATTGTTACGTAATGCCAATGCCAAAAGATTCACGTGAAGGAATTGCAAAACATCGTGAAGAAGCTGCCGAAATTATGTCAAGAGGAGGAGGGGTTGGAACCAACGGTTCAACTTTAAGACCAAAAGGATCTCCGGCTCTAAGTGTTGGGGGTTCATCATCAGGAGCTGTTTCTTGATTAAATGACCTTTCGCAACTAACACACTTGATTGAACAAGGTGGTTCAAGACGTGGAGCGCAAATGATCATGTTAGCCGATTGACACCCTGATGTAATTGAATTTATTATTTCGAAAATGCAAAATGTTAATTCATTACAGTTCATTAAACAAAACTTTAGATCAGAATTAATTTTAAATGAAGTGAATAAAAAAATTACTTTTAAACCTTTTGATGCTAATGAAAGAAATGTTTATGAAAATATTATTCAACATAAACAAAACTTCGATGAGAAATTTATTAAAGACATTGAGAAAAAATTATATTCTGGAGGAACTTATGAAGTAGTTGATTCAAAATTTTTAACTGGGGCCAATATTTCGATTGCAATTTCTGATAAATTTATGGAAGCAGTTGAAAATAACTTAGAGTGAGAATTTATGTTTCCAGATAATTTAAATTTCACTCCAGAGCAAAAGAAATTTTATGATGAAAAGTGACATGAAATTGGAAATGTCTTTGAATGAGAAGCGTTAGGATATCCTGTTAAAAAACATTCTAAAATTTCAGCTCGTGAGTTATATAAATTAATTAATTTTTGTGCAACTTACTCAGCTGAACCAGGCATTTTCTTCTTGGACAGAGCTAACAAAATGACAAATGCTCAAGGTTATGGACAAAAAGTTGTATGTACAAACCCTTGTGGTGAACAACCATTGGCGCCTTATTCAGTATGTAATTTAGGAGCTATCAATCTTTCTAATTTTGTAAACAAATCAACAAAAGAAATTTTGTTTAATAAACTTAAAGAAACTGTTAAGACAGCGGTAAGAATGCAAGATAATATTATTGATGCGACTCCATATTTCCTAGAACAAAATAAAAAACAAGCATTAGGAGAAAGAAGAATCGGATTAGGTGTTATGGGATTACATGACATGCTGATTTGAGCTGGTGTTAAATACGGAAGTCAAGAAGGCAATAAAATTGTTGATGAAGTATTTAAAACTATTACAGTAACCGCTTATGAAACATCAATTGCTTTGGCAAAAGAAAAAGGTGTATTCCCATTCTTGGTTGATCGCCAAAAATTTATTCAATCAGGATTTATGAAATCAATGCCAAAACATATTCAAGATGGTATTGTAGAGTTTGGTTTAAGAAATTCCCATCTAATTACAGTGGCCCCAACAGGTTCAACGGGAACAATGGTTGGATGCTCAACAGGATTAGAACCATACTTCGCATTCACTTACTTTAGAAGTGGAAGATTAGGTAAATTTATGGAAGTAAAAGCACCAATTGTTGAGCAATGATTAAATTACAATCCAGAATTCATTAATAAACAATTGCCAAATATGTTTGTTAATGCCATGTCGTTAAGCCCAACAGAGCATGCTGATGTTCAATGTATTATTCAAAGATGAGTTGATTCATCAATTTCAAAAACTGTTAATGCTCCAAAAGGTTATACAGTTTCTCAAGTTGAAGAAATTTATTCATACCTGTATAAAAACGGAGCAAAAGGTGGAACAGTTTATGTTGACGGTTCCCGTGATACTCAAGTCCTTTCTTTAGAAAAAGAAGAAAACTTATTTGAAGAAGAATTTACTAAAAAAGGAGTAGGTTTACAAGAACACACTATTTCCGAAACTCCAAAAAATATCGGAAGTGAAATTGGTGATACTTGTCCTGTTTGTGAATTAGGAACTCTAATTGATTCAGGTGGTTGTGTTACTTGCAACAATTGCAATGCCCAAGTTAAATGTGGTTTATAA
- a CDS encoding ABC transporter ATP-binding protein translates to MKVIEIKNLTKKFKTGYGIFDINIEVKAGEVYGYLGPNGSGKSTTIRHIMGYLKPQAGSAHIFGKDAWLESNLIQNDLGYLPGEIAFPEYNSGIDFIKMIFNLREQTNWDYVEELINYWEFDPNVKIKKMSKGMKQKVGLVIAFMHKPKLLVLDEPTNGLDPLMQEKFISLILKEKAAGTTVLMSSHIFAEIEKTCDKVAIIKSGRIISDVEMNKLKLKSDRKYEIEFVDSKVLKEYLYKNSKTKHLYKIPYDQVDDFFEKLKKFNIKDFNEIPFSLEEYFLDFYKKEEKQGGIKNV, encoded by the coding sequence ATGAAAGTTATAGAAATAAAAAATTTAACAAAAAAATTCAAAACTGGTTACGGGATTTTTGATATTAATATTGAAGTTAAAGCCGGAGAAGTTTATGGTTATTTAGGTCCTAATGGATCTGGTAAATCAACAACAATTAGACATATTATGGGTTACCTTAAACCCCAAGCTGGTTCTGCTCATATCTTTGGTAAAGATGCTTGATTAGAATCAAATTTAATTCAAAATGATTTAGGGTATTTACCGGGAGAAATTGCTTTTCCTGAATATAATTCGGGAATAGATTTTATTAAAATGATTTTTAATTTAAGAGAACAAACTAATTGAGATTATGTCGAAGAATTAATTAATTATTGAGAGTTTGATCCTAATGTAAAAATTAAAAAAATGTCTAAGGGGATGAAGCAAAAAGTTGGTCTTGTGATTGCGTTTATGCACAAACCCAAGTTATTGGTTTTAGATGAACCCACCAATGGATTAGACCCATTAATGCAAGAAAAATTTATTAGCTTGATTTTAAAAGAAAAAGCTGCTGGAACAACAGTTTTAATGAGTTCACATATTTTTGCTGAAATCGAAAAAACTTGTGACAAAGTTGCCATTATTAAATCAGGCAGAATTATTTCCGATGTAGAAATGAATAAATTGAAATTAAAAAGTGATCGTAAATATGAAATTGAGTTTGTAGACAGCAAAGTCCTCAAGGAATATTTATATAAAAATTCAAAAACTAAACATTTATATAAAATTCCGTATGATCAAGTTGATGATTTCTTTGAAAAATTAAAAAAATTTAATATTAAAGATTTTAATGAAATTCCGTTTTCTTTAGAGGAGTATTTTTTAGACTTTTACAAAAAAGAAGAAAAACAAGGAGGAATTAAAAATGTTTAA
- a CDS encoding ABC transporter permease — protein sequence MFNKEIIKSSVKESWILWVALTALSFGCLLSVIITGHASDRIPSMQQFIQVSFFSILATMFPMIFIAVIGNKLITGEVEKGHMAYLLSSPLSRTQIIISKMNFFILSVIAHVFVLYITGVIAFSIYETDITMLNWTLICLNFLGLLISLSAIAFFVSTYFNKSSLSLSITGGLTLLFIVFNFLGGTGAQLFTSFEWIKYLSLISLMDVPNINASDVLTWLPQSLALFGLSVCLYIGSIYVFKNKDLPL from the coding sequence ATGTTTAATAAAGAAATTATTAAAAGTTCAGTTAAAGAAAGTTGAATTCTTTGAGTTGCCTTAACTGCTTTATCGTTTGGTTGTTTATTATCGGTAATTATTACAGGACATGCATCAGATAGAATCCCTAGTATGCAGCAATTTATACAAGTTTCATTCTTTAGTATTTTAGCAACGATGTTTCCGATGATTTTTATAGCTGTTATTGGAAATAAATTAATAACTGGAGAAGTTGAAAAAGGTCATATGGCTTATTTATTGTCTTCACCACTATCAAGAACACAAATTATAATTAGTAAAATGAATTTCTTTATTTTATCAGTTATTGCTCATGTTTTTGTATTGTATATAACTGGGGTTATTGCGTTTTCTATTTATGAAACAGATATAACAATGCTTAACTGAACACTAATTTGTTTAAACTTTTTAGGTTTATTAATATCATTGTCAGCAATTGCATTCTTTGTTTCTACATATTTTAACAAGTCATCGCTATCACTATCAATAACTGGAGGATTAACATTATTATTTATTGTTTTTAACTTTTTGGGAGGCACAGGAGCACAGTTATTCACAAGTTTTGAGTGAATCAAGTACTTGTCATTAATTTCTTTAATGGATGTGCCAAACATTAATGCTTCAGATGTTCTTACATGATTGCCACAATCACTTGCTTTATTTGGTTTGAGTGTATGTTTATATATTGGTTCGATATATGTCTTTAAAAACAAAGATTTACCACTTTAA
- a CDS encoding type IA DNA topoisomerase: MKILVLLESPSKIVKIQHFLEEAFPENEYTVLASGGHINRIADKGTWGLGIDLETMTPDFALDRTKSKNITAIKKAGKAADLIVLASDPDREGEAISYHLANLFEQDPNKIKRATFNEITKEAVIDAFNNLRDLDQDLINAQVTRQMLDKIIGYLVSKSLQKTTGLMSAGRVQTPALNILVTRDKLIKQFKEVKYQKISVVDKKNNILLTLNKGLDKKVVNTEKTGYITSSQAQEIINTLDTNYQCVEYKGNEFETRSFKPYSTASLLQDGFSKLRLSASQISIAAQKLYENGLVTYIRTDSNRYSEAFVKDAKNYINTNFENNLFKDIVIVKKDANAQDAHESIRPTDLKATPEQIQIEDETQKRLYSLIWWNTVKSLMRGPSGINHRWTLMNNNYEFKQSWQEVKDLGYQGIKKDNLDENVEMDDNEEVIEQVTDSAPKGFTFNDKFSVEISKDKIINEDAKTMPPKMFNQASLIKELKNLGIGRPSTYNPTLSTLKEREYTIYHKGKAIEVTDKGYTANDYLYQGFPHLFDLGYTAQMETKLDEIANGKDNGKDWLKEIYSELNEKVKVENEKAKTSDLPCPRCKIGTLVFIKSKFGRGRGCSNFTTTGCGYREYEQPDGSWKEYLEPTPEEKAARAEARKKFLEDRKKAFEERKNKKTKKEQ, encoded by the coding sequence ATGAAAATATTAGTACTTTTAGAATCACCATCAAAAATTGTCAAGATCCAACACTTCTTAGAAGAAGCTTTTCCTGAAAACGAATATACAGTATTAGCAAGTGGTGGACACATTAATAGAATTGCGGATAAAGGAACTTGAGGTTTGGGTATTGATCTTGAAACTATGACTCCAGATTTTGCTTTAGATAGAACTAAGTCTAAAAATATTACCGCCATTAAAAAAGCAGGTAAGGCTGCTGACTTAATTGTTTTAGCATCAGATCCAGATCGCGAAGGAGAAGCTATTTCATATCATTTAGCTAATCTTTTTGAACAGGACCCTAACAAAATTAAAAGAGCAACGTTTAATGAAATAACAAAAGAAGCTGTTATTGATGCATTTAATAATTTAAGAGATTTAGATCAAGATTTAATAAATGCTCAAGTCACAAGACAAATGCTAGATAAAATAATTGGTTATCTTGTTTCTAAATCATTGCAAAAAACAACAGGTTTAATGAGTGCTGGACGAGTACAAACACCAGCTTTAAATATTTTGGTAACCAGAGACAAACTTATTAAACAATTTAAAGAAGTTAAATATCAAAAAATTAGTGTTGTTGATAAAAAAAACAATATCTTGTTAACTTTGAACAAAGGTTTAGATAAAAAAGTTGTTAATACCGAAAAAACTGGCTACATAACCAGCTCTCAAGCTCAAGAAATCATTAATACATTAGATACCAATTATCAATGTGTTGAATATAAGGGAAATGAATTTGAAACTAGAAGTTTTAAACCCTACTCTACTGCTAGCCTTTTACAGGATGGTTTTTCAAAATTAAGATTAAGCGCTTCCCAAATTTCAATAGCAGCGCAAAAACTATATGAAAATGGATTAGTAACTTATATTCGTACAGATTCAAATCGTTACTCAGAAGCTTTTGTTAAAGATGCAAAGAATTACATTAATACAAATTTTGAAAACAATTTATTTAAAGATATCGTGATTGTTAAAAAAGATGCAAATGCTCAAGATGCTCATGAATCGATTAGACCGACTGATTTAAAAGCAACTCCAGAGCAAATTCAAATTGAGGATGAAACTCAAAAACGTTTGTACTCTTTAATATGATGAAATACTGTTAAATCTTTAATGCGTGGACCAAGTGGAATTAATCACCGTTGAACTTTAATGAATAATAATTATGAATTCAAACAATCTTGACAAGAAGTTAAAGATTTAGGTTACCAAGGAATTAAAAAAGATAATTTGGATGAAAATGTGGAAATGGATGATAATGAAGAAGTGATTGAACAAGTTACTGATTCAGCTCCTAAAGGTTTTACTTTTAATGATAAATTTTCAGTAGAAATTAGTAAAGACAAAATTATCAATGAAGATGCTAAAACAATGCCACCAAAAATGTTTAACCAAGCTTCTTTAATTAAAGAATTAAAAAATTTAGGAATTGGAAGACCTTCAACATATAACCCTACTCTATCTACTTTAAAGGAACGTGAATATACAATTTATCATAAGGGTAAAGCTATTGAAGTAACTGATAAAGGTTACACAGCAAATGATTACTTATACCAAGGTTTCCCACATTTATTTGATTTAGGTTACACAGCACAAATGGAAACAAAACTAGATGAAATTGCAAATGGTAAAGACAATGGTAAAGACTGACTAAAAGAAATTTATAGTGAATTAAACGAAAAAGTAAAAGTAGAAAATGAAAAAGCAAAAACTAGTGATTTGCCTTGTCCAAGATGTAAAATAGGAACACTAGTGTTTATAAAATCAAAATTCGGTCGTGGACGTGGTTGTTCTAACTTCACAACTACTGGTTGTGGATATCGTGAATATGAACAACCAGATGGTAGCTGAAAAGAATATTTAGAACCAACACCTGAAGAAAAAGCTGCCAGAGCTGAAGCAAGAAAGAAATTTTTAGAAGATCGTAAAAAAGCTTTTGAAGAAAGAAAAAATAAGAAAACAAAAAAAGAGCAATAA
- the gltX gene encoding glutamate--tRNA ligase, whose product MSKFRLRYAPSPTGFLHIGNTRTALMDYLFAKHYNGDFIVRIEDTDLERNVEGAIESQFANLEWLGIIADESFLKPGNNKYGQYMQSQKFAQYKQIAFDLVEKKAAYKCFCTNEELEADYEKQTNLGIVATKYNQKCLNLSLEQISKLESEGKKFSIRFKVPKNEVYTIKDLVRGEVSFDSKELGDFVILKSNGIATYNFAVVIDDHDMEITHVVRGEEHISNTPRQMMIYDAFNWSYPLFCHLTLIVDSTGKKLSKRSGNALFFIEEYKNKGYLPEAIFNYIALLGWSPVGEKEILSKKELIEMFDEKRFTKAPSTFDMVKMTWINSQYMKKLADEEYLGFIKKFIDEKRFNLNSKSAEWINQVLLLFKKELEFGIQINDHLDLFFNDIEIDEETKIQLLELADHSYLIKTFKDKISTMDSWTIENIKSAIKETGAETGAKGKELFMPIRIFSSKSQHGPSLVDVIYLLGKDKVLKNIG is encoded by the coding sequence ATGAGCAAATTTAGATTAAGATATGCACCAAGCCCTACAGGATTTTTGCACATCGGAAATACAAGAACAGCTTTAATGGATTATTTATTTGCTAAACATTATAATGGTGATTTTATTGTTCGTATCGAAGATACTGATTTAGAAAGAAATGTCGAAGGAGCAATTGAATCACAATTCGCAAATTTAGAATGATTAGGAATAATTGCGGATGAATCATTTTTAAAACCTGGCAATAATAAATATGGTCAATATATGCAATCTCAAAAATTTGCTCAATACAAACAAATTGCTTTTGATTTAGTTGAAAAAAAAGCTGCGTACAAATGTTTTTGTACGAACGAAGAATTAGAAGCAGATTATGAAAAACAAACAAATTTAGGGATAGTTGCTACAAAGTATAATCAAAAATGTTTAAATTTATCATTAGAACAAATTTCAAAATTAGAGTCAGAGGGAAAAAAATTTTCAATTCGTTTTAAAGTTCCTAAAAATGAAGTATATACAATTAAGGATTTAGTTCGTGGTGAGGTTTCTTTTGATTCCAAAGAACTTGGTGATTTTGTAATTTTAAAATCAAATGGAATTGCAACATATAATTTTGCAGTAGTGATTGATGATCATGACATGGAAATTACACATGTAGTTCGTGGTGAAGAACATATTTCTAATACTCCTAGACAAATGATGATTTATGACGCATTTAATTGAAGTTATCCTTTATTTTGTCACTTAACATTAATTGTTGATTCAACAGGAAAAAAGTTATCAAAGCGAAGTGGTAATGCATTATTTTTTATTGAAGAATACAAAAATAAAGGATACTTACCAGAAGCAATTTTTAATTACATTGCCTTGCTGGGTTGATCTCCTGTTGGTGAAAAAGAAATACTTTCTAAAAAAGAATTGATAGAAATGTTTGATGAAAAACGTTTTACAAAAGCACCTTCAACATTTGATATGGTCAAGATGACTTGAATCAATTCACAATATATGAAGAAATTAGCGGATGAAGAGTATTTGGGTTTTATAAAAAAATTTATTGATGAAAAACGTTTTAATTTAAATTCTAAAAGTGCTGAATGAATTAACCAAGTTTTATTACTTTTCAAAAAAGAACTAGAATTTGGAATTCAAATTAATGATCATTTAGATTTATTTTTTAACGATATTGAAATTGATGAAGAAACTAAAATACAACTATTAGAACTTGCTGATCATTCTTATTTAATCAAGACATTTAAAGATAAAATATCAACAATGGATTCCTGAACTATTGAAAATATTAAATCCGCAATTAAAGAAACCGGAGCAGAAACCGGAGCTAAAGGTAAAGAATTATTTATGCCTATTAGGATTTTTAGTTCAAAATCACAACATGGACCTTCACTGGTAGATGTGATTTATTTGTTAGGTAAAGACAAAGTCTTAAAAAACATTGGTTAA
- a CDS encoding HD domain-containing protein, with amino-acid sequence MYEKVIRDSVHGDIIFDNPIYLEIIDTPEFQRLRRILQLGGSTIAYPSATHTRFSHSIGVYHIVGIFVDSIEFTKHVSEKDKVLVKLAGLMHDLGHGPFSHTFEKITTQSHEQYTIDIISNKHGNIYPILKKYDINPKNVCDIIRGTYKNKIINLLVSSQLDADRLDYLMRDSYNCGVDYAALDINWIVRHIKIIENKIVFPYKSINAIESYLLGRYHMYQQVYNHKMSILFDAMFVSWFKRIEELYNSGFEFKNKNLILNLQPILDKGIIKVQNYLMYDDYKMAEMFKICVDESDLVLADFSNRLINRKYFAIYKESEIRIKEVKEAIAKKNLNEKYYLLKTHSKKLTVYVDGMIDGKDETIWIEEKGIVKPLSKLSMFANSMKTINKTNVEENYLFPKDLV; translated from the coding sequence ATGTACGAAAAAGTAATTAGAGATAGTGTTCACGGAGATATTATTTTTGACAATCCAATTTATTTAGAAATTATTGATACACCTGAATTTCAAAGACTAAGAAGAATTTTACAACTTGGTGGTTCAACCATTGCATACCCTAGTGCAACTCATACAAGATTTTCTCATTCCATTGGTGTCTATCATATTGTTGGCATTTTCGTTGATTCGATTGAGTTTACAAAACATGTTAGTGAAAAAGACAAAGTTTTGGTTAAACTAGCTGGTTTAATGCACGATCTTGGTCATGGCCCTTTTTCTCATACTTTTGAAAAAATCACTACACAATCACATGAACAATACACGATTGATATCATTTCTAACAAACACGGAAATATTTATCCAATACTTAAAAAATATGACATTAATCCAAAAAATGTTTGTGATATTATTCGTGGTACATATAAAAATAAAATTATTAATTTATTAGTTTCATCTCAACTTGATGCTGATAGACTTGATTACTTAATGCGCGACTCATACAATTGTGGTGTTGATTATGCTGCCTTGGATATTAACTGAATAGTTAGACATATTAAGATAATTGAGAATAAAATTGTTTTTCCTTACAAATCTATTAACGCAATTGAATCTTATTTATTGGGTAGATATCATATGTATCAACAAGTTTACAATCATAAAATGTCGATTCTTTTTGATGCAATGTTTGTTTCTTGATTTAAAAGAATTGAAGAATTATATAATTCTGGATTTGAATTTAAGAATAAAAATTTAATTTTAAATTTACAACCGATTCTTGATAAAGGAATTATAAAAGTTCAAAACTATTTAATGTATGATGATTACAAAATGGCAGAAATGTTTAAAATTTGTGTAGATGAATCAGATTTGGTTTTAGCAGATTTTTCTAATCGTTTGATTAATCGTAAATATTTTGCAATCTATAAAGAAAGCGAAATAAGGATTAAAGAAGTTAAAGAAGCGATAGCAAAGAAAAATTTAAATGAAAAATATTATCTATTAAAAACTCATTCTAAAAAATTAACAGTTTATGTTGATGGAATGATTGATGGTAAAGATGAGACCATTTGAATAGAAGAAAAAGGGATTGTAAAACCGTTATCAAAATTATCAATGTTTGCCAACTCTATGAAAACAATTAACAAAACTAATGTTGAAGAAAATTATTTATTTCCCAAAGATTTAGTGTAA
- the rpoE gene encoding DNA-directed RNA polymerase subunit delta encodes MAKLSNINAAYEFLKAKKNKAKFEDISKAVLKQNKIESNQKDTALASLYSSLVLDNRFSLTPDGSWALKGNLKFEDVKKQYANLIFEPVKKKVEVEEIEESEEEITDIIEEDLENDDEEIEEDEEDEEIEEISDKFSDDN; translated from the coding sequence ATGGCAAAATTGTCCAATATTAATGCAGCTTATGAATTTTTAAAAGCTAAAAAAAATAAAGCAAAATTTGAAGATATTTCTAAAGCTGTTTTGAAACAAAACAAAATAGAATCAAACCAAAAGGATACTGCATTAGCAAGTCTTTATAGCAGCTTAGTCTTAGATAATAGATTTTCTTTAACTCCAGATGGTTCTTGAGCGTTAAAGGGAAATCTAAAATTCGAAGATGTTAAAAAACAATATGCAAATTTAATTTTTGAACCAGTTAAGAAAAAGGTTGAAGTTGAAGAAATCGAAGAATCTGAAGAAGAGATCACTGACATAATTGAAGAAGACCTTGAAAATGATGATGAAGAAATCGAAGAAGACGAAGAAGACGAAGAAATTGAAGAAATAAGTGATAAATTTTCAGATGACAACTAA